A section of the Verrucomicrobium sp. GAS474 genome encodes:
- the alaS gene encoding alanine--tRNA ligase, which translates to MTSAQLRDSFLEFFREKEHSIVASSSLLPDSPNLLFTNAGMNQFVPIFLGKANCPYTPPRAADTQKCIRAGGKHNDLEDVGLDTYHHTFFEMLGNWSFGEYFKAEAIAWAWELLVGRWHLPANRIYATVYKPQDGDPAEFDKLSYDLWSAIFSQHGLDPLVHIVYGNKKDNFWMMGETGPCGPCSEIHVDLTPAGNTAGSLVNKGDSRCIEIWNLVFIQYNANPDGTFIPLPAKHVDTGMGFERIASVIQCTNGFKTFDPKKISNYETDVFRPYFSEIEKRSGKRYGSTLPAAGSTGDTEAEKIDVAFRVIADHLRTLTFAIGDGIAPSNEGRGYVLRRILRRAVRYGRVLGFHKPFLHELVPVVAQTMGGVFSSVDREQEAIARTIRAEEESFSKTLDRGLLLFDEIVSTAANSPEKAISGADAFKLYDTYGFPLDLTQLMARERGLGLDEAGFEALMAEQRSRSQAAQKREIISVEAAGLDLPPTAFLGYDTLETVAKVLHVDGAAVVVDQSPFYAEMGGQVGDAGELYLGDRPVAVEGTTKIGEGIFLHKLALGDAAQPVEGLEVGTSVGLRVDPVRRYRISAHHSATHLLHWALREVLGDGVAQKGSLVTPDRFRFDFSHPQPVTDEQLMEIQRKIVEKVEADAAILTEERPYAEVKGDPSILQFFSDKYGETVRVVSIGDYSKELCGGTHVQSTSQIGFVKVIMESGIAAGVRRIEAVAGWALTDHVRHELPKQDERWQALRLKKADIEPLAEYVEEEVPRANWHQLLNRQQQLAILDREVRQWEKEAAANFTARLQSEAAETAQALLQKVTERNAVQTIIEDCGERHPDFLVHLVDALKKDWQGVAVLASQSQGRVTLAVSVADALKGALNASSILQEIAPIVNGKGGGKPGFARGSGENPEKIPQALQRAAQLF; encoded by the coding sequence CGCGGGGATGAACCAGTTCGTCCCGATCTTCCTCGGGAAGGCGAACTGTCCCTACACGCCGCCCCGGGCCGCCGACACGCAGAAGTGCATCCGCGCGGGCGGGAAGCACAACGATCTCGAGGACGTCGGCCTCGACACGTACCATCACACGTTCTTCGAGATGCTCGGGAACTGGTCGTTCGGCGAATACTTCAAGGCCGAGGCGATCGCCTGGGCGTGGGAGCTCCTCGTCGGCCGCTGGCACCTCCCGGCGAACCGGATCTACGCCACGGTCTACAAGCCGCAGGACGGCGATCCGGCCGAGTTCGACAAGCTCTCCTACGACCTCTGGAGCGCGATCTTCTCCCAGCACGGCCTCGATCCCCTGGTCCACATCGTCTACGGGAACAAGAAGGACAATTTCTGGATGATGGGCGAGACCGGCCCCTGCGGTCCCTGCTCCGAGATCCACGTCGACCTCACCCCGGCGGGGAACACCGCCGGCTCCCTCGTGAACAAGGGCGACTCCCGCTGCATCGAGATCTGGAACCTCGTCTTCATCCAATACAACGCGAATCCCGACGGCACCTTCATCCCGCTCCCGGCGAAGCACGTCGACACCGGCATGGGCTTCGAGCGGATCGCCTCGGTGATCCAGTGCACGAACGGCTTCAAGACGTTCGACCCGAAGAAGATCTCGAACTACGAGACCGACGTCTTCCGCCCCTACTTCTCCGAGATCGAGAAGCGGTCGGGCAAGCGTTACGGCTCGACCCTGCCCGCCGCCGGGTCGACGGGCGACACCGAGGCGGAGAAGATCGACGTCGCCTTCCGCGTCATCGCCGACCACCTCCGCACGCTGACCTTCGCCATCGGCGACGGCATCGCGCCGAGCAACGAGGGGCGCGGCTACGTCCTCCGCCGCATCCTCCGCCGGGCCGTCCGCTACGGGCGGGTCCTCGGCTTCCACAAGCCGTTCCTCCATGAGCTCGTCCCCGTCGTGGCGCAGACGATGGGCGGCGTCTTCTCCTCCGTCGATCGGGAGCAGGAGGCGATCGCCCGGACGATCCGCGCCGAGGAGGAGAGCTTCTCCAAGACCCTCGACCGCGGCCTCCTCCTCTTCGACGAGATCGTCTCGACGGCGGCGAACTCGCCCGAAAAGGCGATCTCCGGCGCCGACGCCTTCAAGCTCTACGACACCTACGGCTTCCCCCTCGACCTTACCCAGCTCATGGCCCGGGAACGGGGCCTCGGTCTCGACGAGGCGGGCTTCGAGGCGCTGATGGCGGAGCAGCGGTCCCGCTCCCAGGCGGCGCAGAAGCGGGAAATCATCTCGGTCGAGGCGGCGGGCCTCGACCTCCCCCCGACCGCCTTCCTCGGCTACGACACGCTCGAGACGGTGGCGAAGGTCCTCCACGTCGACGGTGCCGCCGTCGTCGTCGACCAGTCCCCGTTCTACGCCGAGATGGGCGGCCAGGTCGGCGACGCGGGCGAGCTCTATCTCGGGGACCGTCCCGTCGCCGTCGAGGGGACGACGAAGATCGGGGAGGGGATCTTCCTCCACAAACTCGCCCTCGGCGATGCGGCGCAGCCTGTCGAGGGCCTTGAGGTGGGGACGTCGGTCGGCCTTCGGGTCGATCCCGTCCGCCGCTACCGGATCAGCGCCCACCACTCGGCGACCCACCTCCTCCACTGGGCCCTCCGCGAGGTCCTGGGCGACGGCGTTGCGCAGAAGGGCTCCCTCGTCACGCCCGACCGCTTCCGCTTCGACTTCTCCCATCCGCAGCCCGTCACCGACGAGCAGCTCATGGAGATCCAGCGCAAGATCGTCGAGAAGGTCGAGGCCGACGCCGCGATCCTCACCGAGGAGCGTCCCTACGCCGAGGTGAAGGGCGACCCCTCGATCCTCCAGTTCTTCAGCGACAAGTACGGCGAGACGGTCCGCGTCGTCTCGATCGGCGATTACTCGAAGGAGTTGTGCGGCGGGACCCACGTCCAATCGACCTCCCAGATCGGCTTCGTGAAGGTGATCATGGAGAGCGGCATCGCCGCCGGGGTCCGTCGGATCGAGGCCGTCGCGGGCTGGGCGCTGACCGACCACGTCCGCCACGAGCTCCCGAAGCAGGACGAGCGGTGGCAGGCCCTCCGCCTGAAGAAGGCCGACATCGAGCCCCTCGCCGAATACGTCGAGGAGGAGGTCCCCCGCGCCAACTGGCACCAGCTCCTCAACCGCCAGCAGCAGCTCGCGATCCTCGACCGCGAGGTCCGGCAGTGGGAGAAGGAAGCGGCGGCGAACTTCACCGCCCGCCTCCAGTCCGAGGCCGCCGAGACGGCCCAGGCCCTGCTCCAGAAGGTGACGGAACGGAACGCGGTCCAGACGATCATCGAGGATTGCGGCGAGCGCCATCCCGATTTCCTCGTCCACCTCGTCGACGCGCTGAAGAAGGATTGGCAGGGCGTCGCCGTCCTCGCCTCGCAGAGCCAGGGCCGGGTGACGCTGGCCGTCTCCGTGGCCGATGCGCTGAAGGGAGCTCTCAACGCCTCCTCCATTCTCCAGGAAATCGCCCCGATCGTGAACGGCAAGGGGGGCGGCAAGCCCGGCTTCGCCCGCGGCTCCGGCGAAAATCCGGAGAAGATCCCCCAGGCCCTCCAGCGGGCCGCCCAGCTGTTCTAG
- a CDS encoding bifunctional 3,4-dihydroxy-2-butanone-4-phosphate synthase/GTP cyclohydrolase II → MAKAGEGCCDSIPAILADLRKGKMVIVTDDASRENEGDLVLAASKATTASVNFMIRHARGLVCAPITPERATQLGLPRMVLDNRESLRTDFTVSVDAAKGVTTGISAADRARAIRILSDAKANPLDLVQPGHVFPLQAKPGGVLQRAGHTEASVDLVRMAGLDPSAVICEIMNEDGTMARLPQLLKFKKKHGLKICSIRSLIEYRRRSERLIEFVEKIKLPTEYGDFDLYLYRSVVDGQNHMALVRGEITGREPVLVRVHSECLTGDVLGSCRCDCGPQLHDALRRIDKEGRGVLLYMRQEGRGIGLAAKIHAYKLQEQGLDTVQANLKLGYGSDLREYGLGAQILFELGIRQLRLMTNNPKKIVGLAGYGLEVVEQVPIRVVPNPHNKRYLETKRVKMGHIL, encoded by the coding sequence ATGGCGAAGGCCGGGGAGGGCTGCTGCGACTCGATCCCCGCGATCCTCGCCGATCTCCGCAAGGGGAAGATGGTGATCGTGACCGACGACGCCTCCCGGGAGAATGAGGGGGACCTCGTCCTCGCCGCCTCGAAGGCGACGACGGCCTCGGTCAACTTCATGATCCGCCACGCGCGGGGCCTCGTCTGCGCGCCGATCACCCCGGAGCGCGCCACCCAGCTCGGCCTCCCCCGGATGGTCCTCGACAACCGGGAGAGCCTGCGGACCGACTTCACCGTCTCCGTCGACGCCGCCAAGGGGGTGACCACCGGGATCAGCGCCGCCGACCGGGCCCGGGCGATCCGGATCCTTTCCGACGCGAAGGCGAACCCACTCGATCTCGTCCAGCCGGGCCACGTCTTCCCGCTCCAGGCGAAGCCGGGCGGCGTCCTCCAGCGGGCGGGCCATACCGAGGCCTCGGTCGACCTCGTCCGGATGGCCGGCCTCGATCCCTCCGCCGTGATCTGCGAGATCATGAACGAGGACGGGACGATGGCCCGCCTCCCCCAGCTCCTGAAGTTCAAGAAGAAGCACGGGCTGAAGATCTGCTCGATCCGCTCCCTCATCGAGTACCGCCGCCGGAGCGAGCGCCTCATCGAATTCGTCGAGAAGATCAAGCTGCCGACCGAATACGGCGACTTCGACCTCTACCTCTACCGCTCCGTCGTCGACGGGCAGAACCACATGGCCCTCGTCCGGGGCGAGATCACGGGCCGCGAGCCGGTCCTCGTCCGCGTCCATAGCGAGTGCCTGACCGGCGACGTCCTGGGGTCCTGCCGCTGCGATTGCGGCCCGCAGCTCCACGACGCGCTGCGGCGGATCGACAAGGAAGGGCGTGGCGTCCTCCTCTACATGCGCCAGGAAGGGCGCGGTATCGGCCTCGCGGCGAAGATCCACGCCTACAAGCTGCAGGAGCAGGGTCTCGACACCGTCCAGGCGAACCTGAAGCTCGGCTACGGCAGCGACCTCCGGGAGTACGGCCTCGGCGCGCAGATCCTCTTCGAGCTCGGCATCCGGCAGCTCCGCCTCATGACGAACAATCCGAAGAAGATCGTCGGCCTCGCCGGGTACGGCCTCGAGGTTGTCGAGCAGGTCCCGATCCGCGTTGTCCCGAATCCGCACAACAAGCGGTACCTCGAGACGAAGCGGGTGAAGATGGGCCATATCCTCTAG
- a CDS encoding 6,7-dimethyl-8-ribityllumazine synthase, protein MGESSSPAGPYRYAAVVSTYHQEYCDAMLVSAQRELREHEIDVVRVPGAFEIPIAVQRLARTGAYDGILAFGVVWTGKTFHATEILRACTDALMRIVLDYNIPVFHEILSVDNEKDVRARTSGRLNRGLEAARAAIALSTSLSEAGLHVPRRSRTQAED, encoded by the coding sequence ATGGGCGAATCCTCCTCTCCTGCCGGTCCCTATCGCTACGCGGCGGTCGTCAGCACCTATCATCAGGAGTATTGCGACGCGATGCTCGTCTCGGCCCAGCGCGAGTTGCGCGAGCACGAGATCGACGTCGTCCGCGTTCCCGGCGCGTTCGAGATTCCGATCGCCGTGCAGCGGTTGGCCCGGACGGGGGCCTACGACGGCATCCTCGCCTTCGGCGTCGTCTGGACGGGGAAGACCTTCCATGCCACCGAGATCCTCCGCGCCTGCACCGATGCGCTGATGCGGATCGTCCTCGATTACAATATCCCGGTCTTCCACGAGATCCTCTCCGTCGACAACGAGAAGGATGTCCGCGCCCGGACCTCGGGACGGCTGAACCGGGGCCTGGAGGCGGCGCGGGCCGCCATCGCCCTTTCGACCTCCCTGAGCGAGGCCGGCCTCCACGTGCCGCGCCGCTCCCGGACCCAGGCGGAAGATTAG
- the nusB gene encoding transcription antitermination factor NusB, whose translation MSLRRLGRECAVQFLYQHHVDAGTSLNKALELFWPLREIEGPTREFADALIRGVFEHLAAIDEKIKAYADNWDFERIATVDLAILRLAVYELLYRDDIPPVVSINEGIEIAKRFSSEESGRFVNGILDRVRKDLLRPARHAAGGS comes from the coding sequence ATGTCTCTTCGCCGTCTTGGCCGCGAGTGCGCGGTTCAGTTTCTCTACCAGCATCATGTCGACGCGGGGACGTCCCTGAACAAGGCCCTGGAGCTTTTCTGGCCCCTGCGCGAGATCGAGGGGCCGACCCGTGAATTCGCCGACGCCCTCATCCGGGGCGTCTTCGAGCACCTCGCGGCGATCGACGAGAAGATCAAGGCCTATGCCGACAACTGGGACTTCGAGCGCATCGCCACCGTCGACCTCGCCATCCTCCGCCTCGCCGTCTACGAATTGCTCTACCGCGACGACATCCCCCCCGTCGTCTCGATCAACGAAGGGATCGAGATCGCGAAACGCTTCAGCTCCGAGGAATCGGGCCGCTTCGTGAACGGGATCCTCGACCGGGTTCGGAAGGATCTCCTCCGTCCCGCCCGGCACGCCGCAGGGGGTTCCTGA
- the ftsY gene encoding signal recognition particle-docking protein FtsY, translating to MAGFWRRLAEKINPAASAPVAALGDFFARFTGEKIDWEETFIEADLGYALADQWQRGLEKEGIARDLPAAREWLALRMRELVVPPPSFPAVAHKPETILLVGVNGGGKTTTAAKLAHRALGEGRTVLFGAADTFRAAAVDQLQVWGERLGVPVISAPPGTDPASVAYRAHESAILHGSDLLIVDTAGRLPNKSNLMLEIGKVKRILQKRDAAAPHHAWLVADGTSGNSVLTQAREFHEAVGLTGMILTKYDSSAKGGMIAAVRAELGIPTLFIGKGESPDDLVPFDPEAYVRDFFGE from the coding sequence ATGGCCGGTTTCTGGCGTCGTCTGGCGGAGAAGATCAATCCCGCCGCGTCGGCTCCGGTCGCGGCCCTCGGCGATTTCTTCGCCCGTTTCACCGGCGAGAAGATCGACTGGGAGGAGACCTTCATCGAGGCCGACCTCGGCTACGCCCTGGCCGACCAATGGCAGCGCGGCCTTGAAAAGGAGGGGATCGCCCGGGACCTGCCCGCGGCGCGGGAATGGCTCGCCCTCCGCATGCGGGAACTCGTCGTCCCGCCGCCTTCCTTTCCCGCCGTCGCCCACAAGCCGGAGACGATCCTCCTCGTCGGCGTCAACGGCGGCGGCAAGACCACCACGGCGGCGAAGCTGGCCCATCGCGCCCTCGGGGAGGGGAGGACGGTCCTCTTCGGCGCGGCCGACACCTTCCGCGCGGCGGCGGTCGATCAGCTCCAGGTCTGGGGGGAGCGCCTCGGCGTCCCCGTCATCTCGGCCCCGCCGGGGACCGATCCGGCCAGCGTCGCCTACCGGGCGCACGAGTCGGCGATCCTCCACGGGAGCGATCTCCTGATCGTCGACACCGCCGGACGCCTTCCGAACAAGAGCAACCTGATGCTCGAGATCGGGAAAGTGAAGCGGATCCTCCAGAAGCGCGATGCGGCGGCCCCCCATCATGCGTGGCTGGTCGCCGACGGCACCTCGGGGAACAGCGTCCTGACCCAGGCCCGGGAATTCCACGAGGCCGTCGGCCTCACCGGGATGATCCTGACGAAGTACGATTCCTCCGCGAAGGGCGGGATGATTGCGGCGGTCCGCGCCGAACTCGGCATTCCCACCCTCTTCATCGGCAAGGGGGAAAGCCCGGACGATCTCGTCCCCTTCGATCCCGAAGCCTATGTCCGCGACTTTTTCGGAGAATGA
- the ribD gene encoding bifunctional diaminohydroxyphosphoribosylaminopyrimidine deaminase/5-amino-6-(5-phosphoribosylamino)uracil reductase RibD — translation MSATFSENDRRCMSRALALARTRLGRTSPNPAVGAVLWKKGKVIGEGRHLRAGRPHAEVEAVRDARRRGHSSKGATLYVTLEPCSTCGRTPACTDLIRREEIARVVVAAKDPNPHHAGAGFRILKKAGIEVAHGLFAKESAALNRAFNKWIVTGLPWVTAKIALSLDGGIAPREGDDRWLTSAAARRQAHRLRLEADAVVVGGTTARRDNPRLTVRLGREGAGKTQPWRIVWSKGGRPFDRSLHLFSDVHRDRTRVVRGGTLAALLAGLGGEGVTHVLIEGGGGVLGEAFREGVVDEAAFFLAPVMLGRGTEVPALAPALLLPTGRLDVALEDAIFTKLGPDLLCQARVITR, via the coding sequence ATGTCCGCGACTTTTTCGGAGAATGACCGCCGCTGCATGAGCCGGGCGCTGGCGCTGGCCCGGACGCGGCTGGGGCGGACGAGCCCCAATCCCGCCGTCGGGGCCGTGCTCTGGAAGAAGGGGAAGGTGATCGGCGAGGGCCGCCACCTCCGGGCCGGAAGGCCCCATGCCGAGGTCGAGGCCGTCCGCGACGCCCGCCGCCGGGGCCATTCCTCGAAGGGGGCGACCCTCTACGTGACGCTGGAGCCGTGCTCCACCTGCGGCCGGACCCCGGCCTGCACCGATCTCATCCGGCGGGAGGAGATCGCCCGCGTCGTCGTCGCCGCGAAGGACCCGAATCCCCATCACGCCGGGGCCGGGTTCCGCATCCTGAAGAAGGCTGGGATCGAGGTCGCCCACGGCCTGTTCGCGAAGGAAAGCGCGGCGCTGAACCGCGCCTTCAACAAATGGATCGTGACCGGCCTCCCCTGGGTGACGGCGAAGATCGCCCTCTCCCTCGACGGCGGCATCGCCCCGAGGGAAGGGGACGACCGGTGGCTGACCTCGGCGGCGGCGCGGCGGCAGGCCCACCGGCTCCGGCTGGAGGCCGATGCCGTCGTCGTCGGCGGCACGACCGCCCGGCGGGACAATCCCCGGCTCACCGTCCGGCTGGGCCGCGAGGGGGCGGGGAAGACGCAGCCGTGGCGGATCGTCTGGAGCAAGGGAGGCCGCCCGTTCGATCGCTCTCTCCATCTCTTCTCCGACGTCCATCGGGACCGGACCCGCGTGGTGCGGGGCGGGACGCTGGCGGCGTTGCTCGCCGGGCTGGGGGGCGAGGGGGTGACCCATGTCCTGATCGAGGGAGGGGGCGGGGTGCTCGGCGAGGCGTTCCGCGAAGGGGTCGTCGACGAGGCGGCTTTTTTCCTCGCCCCCGTGATGCTCGGGCGGGGGACCGAGGTCCCGGCCTTGGCCCCGGCTCTCTTGCTTCCGACGGGGAGGCTCGACGTGGCGCTGGAAGACGCTATTTTTACGAAACTTGGACCCGACCTGCTGTGTCAGGCTAGGGTAATCACCAGATAA
- a CDS encoding riboflavin synthase, producing MFTGIIETRGSVVSRTESAEGVRFVIVSDLPFENVALGESIAVNGCCLTVVAFDGLSLSFDLLQETVARTNLKSLAPGASVNLERAMRADARLGGHFVTGHIDGTAPILRWEDSGKGDYLLEIGLRPGDDAYLIPKGSICIDGISLTVGEVTKTRFTVWIIPHTRQVTNLMSRRPGEEVNLEFDMLAKYVVKLIEAKTAQIAAAPAS from the coding sequence ATGTTCACCGGAATCATTGAAACGCGGGGAAGCGTCGTCTCCCGCACCGAGAGCGCCGAGGGGGTCCGCTTCGTCATCGTCTCCGATCTTCCGTTCGAGAACGTCGCCCTCGGGGAGAGCATCGCCGTGAACGGATGCTGCCTCACCGTCGTCGCCTTCGACGGCCTCTCCCTTTCCTTCGACCTTCTCCAGGAAACCGTGGCGCGGACCAACCTGAAGTCCCTCGCCCCCGGCGCCTCCGTCAACCTCGAGCGGGCGATGCGGGCCGACGCCCGCCTCGGCGGCCACTTCGTCACCGGCCACATCGACGGCACCGCCCCGATCCTCCGTTGGGAGGACTCCGGGAAGGGCGATTACCTCCTCGAAATCGGCCTCCGCCCCGGCGACGACGCCTACCTCATCCCGAAGGGGTCGATCTGCATCGACGGCATCAGCCTCACCGTCGGCGAGGTCACGAAGACCCGTTTCACCGTCTGGATCATCCCCCACACCCGGCAGGTCACGAACCTGATGTCGCGCCGTCCGGGCGAGGAGGTGAACCTCGAATTCGACATGCTGGCGAAGTATGTCGTGAAGCTGATCGAGGCGAAGACCGCTCAGATCGCCGCTGCCCCCGCCTCCTAG
- a CDS encoding DUF1425 domain-containing protein, giving the protein MKKIALLLSGMTALFLSGCVEGPIVPAGDPKSLEAVHAPVSLLDADLEDVIAVDVINVGKNPNGFLSVQANVRNRTDKDVVVQVQTLFYDENGLVLDSEPGNETPWTTVTLTTNGTMPYRSQALSHVARRFTIHVRRPLR; this is encoded by the coding sequence ATGAAAAAAATCGCTCTCCTTCTCTCCGGCATGACGGCTCTTTTCCTTTCCGGCTGCGTGGAGGGGCCGATTGTCCCGGCGGGCGATCCGAAGAGCCTGGAGGCGGTCCACGCCCCGGTCTCCCTCCTCGATGCCGACCTGGAGGACGTGATCGCCGTCGACGTGATCAACGTCGGGAAGAATCCCAACGGCTTCCTCTCCGTCCAGGCCAACGTCCGGAACCGGACCGACAAGGATGTGGTCGTCCAGGTCCAGACCCTCTTCTACGACGAGAACGGCCTCGTCCTCGATTCCGAGCCGGGCAACGAGACGCCCTGGACGACGGTGACCCTGACGACGAACGGCACGATGCCCTATCGCTCCCAAGCCTTGAGCCATGTCGCCAGGCGCTTCACCATCCACGTCCGCCGCCCCCTCCGCTAG
- the tilS gene encoding tRNA lysidine(34) synthetase TilS has translation MNPFLDPLLPLPEQPLLGLSGGIDSVTLLDALLEAGKRPVLLHFDHGWRNESGDDAHFVRALGKERGLRVIVAKAPAVTPRNETAARAARYAFFARAAKRLALPDLVLAHHADDQVETFLLQLFRGSGSGWSGMECGTVRGPLRIHRPWLGLWRKEIVARAAARHLAWREDTTNHDPAHFRNAIRHHLLPLLETETGLGKALGPRFLRTATLQRDTQTWIDTLVAPLADAERLAVAVVAAQPLPLQRRLLHLWLKKQGVADLSFDDVEAARGLVSRIRPAKINLSRGRHLRRQAGVLFVTAATAD, from the coding sequence ATGAACCCCTTCCTCGATCCCCTCCTCCCTCTTCCGGAGCAGCCCCTTCTCGGGCTCTCCGGGGGGATCGACTCGGTCACCCTGCTCGACGCCCTCCTGGAGGCGGGGAAACGCCCCGTCCTCCTCCACTTCGACCACGGCTGGCGGAACGAAAGCGGGGACGACGCCCACTTCGTCCGCGCCCTCGGCAAGGAACGCGGCCTCCGGGTCATCGTCGCCAAGGCCCCGGCGGTGACCCCGCGCAACGAGACCGCCGCCCGCGCCGCCCGCTACGCCTTCTTCGCGAGGGCCGCCAAGCGGCTCGCCCTCCCCGACCTCGTCCTCGCCCATCATGCCGACGACCAGGTCGAGACCTTCCTCCTCCAGCTCTTCCGCGGCAGCGGCTCCGGCTGGAGCGGGATGGAGTGCGGGACCGTGCGCGGCCCCCTTCGGATTCATCGCCCGTGGCTCGGGCTCTGGCGGAAGGAGATCGTCGCGCGGGCGGCGGCACGGCACCTCGCCTGGCGGGAGGACACGACGAATCACGATCCGGCCCATTTCCGCAATGCCATCCGCCATCACCTCCTCCCGCTTCTTGAAACCGAGACCGGCCTCGGCAAGGCCCTCGGCCCGCGCTTCCTCCGCACCGCCACCCTCCAGCGCGATACCCAGACGTGGATCGACACCCTCGTCGCCCCCCTGGCCGATGCGGAGCGGCTCGCCGTCGCCGTCGTCGCCGCCCAGCCCCTTCCCCTCCAACGACGCCTCCTCCATCTCTGGTTGAAAAAACAGGGCGTCGCCGACCTTTCCTTCGACGACGTCGAGGCCGCCCGGGGCCTGGTCAGCCGGATCCGTCCGGCGAAGATCAACCTCAGCCGGGGCCGCCACCTGCGGCGTCAGGCCGGGGTGCTGTTTGTCACCGCCGCCACGGCCGATTGA
- a CDS encoding phosphatase PAP2 family protein, with translation MKRLLPFVLLAFAPLLAEAQVPATTMAPPAASAAAAPAEKAKPVYVEASFFEVEALKTLLGTYPAADSLEGKAEITTLLKLQTTRTPEEIARVTSEVELKPEVFANVLGTWFDTKNLPLTAALFKKMTNDLKLAYNTAKDAYARPRPPLVDSRITPCIELIKSPAYPSGHTTTSVAWSLVLAELAPDLRTKLLARGNEIGKDREIAGVHYPSDIKAGKKLAHELMKRFLANPEFQTDLAKAKVEFTEARYAAKVAAK, from the coding sequence ATGAAGCGCCTTCTCCCGTTCGTTCTCCTCGCGTTCGCCCCCCTCCTCGCCGAAGCCCAAGTCCCGGCCACGACGATGGCCCCTCCGGCGGCTTCGGCTGCGGCCGCTCCCGCCGAAAAGGCGAAGCCGGTCTACGTCGAGGCGTCCTTCTTTGAAGTCGAAGCGCTCAAGACCCTCCTCGGCACCTACCCCGCCGCCGACTCCCTCGAAGGAAAAGCCGAAATCACCACCCTCCTGAAGCTCCAGACCACCCGCACCCCCGAGGAGATCGCCCGCGTCACCTCCGAGGTCGAGCTCAAGCCCGAAGTCTTCGCCAACGTCCTCGGCACCTGGTTCGACACGAAGAACCTCCCCCTCACCGCCGCCCTTTTCAAGAAGATGACGAACGACCTGAAGCTCGCCTACAACACCGCCAAGGACGCCTACGCCCGTCCGCGTCCTCCCCTCGTCGATTCCCGCATCACCCCCTGCATTGAGCTGATTAAAAGCCCCGCCTATCCGAGCGGCCACACCACCACCAGCGTCGCCTGGAGCCTCGTCCTCGCCGAACTCGCCCCCGATCTCCGCACGAAGCTCCTCGCCCGGGGCAACGAGATCGGGAAAGACCGGGAAATCGCCGGCGTCCACTATCCCTCCGACATCAAGGCGGGCAAGAAGCTGGCCCACGAGCTGATGAAGCGCTTCCTTGCCAACCCCGAGTTCCAGACCGACCTCGCCAAGGCCAAGGTCGAGTTCACCGAGGCGCGCTACGCCGCCAAGGTCGCGGCCAAGTAA
- a CDS encoding phosphatase PAP2 family protein gives MRLLLLSLLFLLPLAPLPAKESKPVYLDPATVDIAILGNPPADGSAETRAEIETLLAFQQSRTPAEVARATAEIDYDPAAFFSGVLDPAWFNAKTLPLTFALLEAVKADSKNVTAQGKSLWKRPRPPLQDSRLHPACPLPDSASYPSSHAALGITWARILSEALPDLKNTLLERGTLAGKDRNLLGVHFPSDVAAGQKLGLVLADRFLALPAFQADLAKVKTEIEAARPQPIR, from the coding sequence ATGAGACTCCTCCTTCTTTCCCTCCTCTTCCTACTCCCCCTCGCCCCCCTGCCCGCGAAGGAATCGAAACCGGTCTACCTCGACCCCGCCACGGTCGACATCGCCATTCTCGGCAATCCCCCCGCCGACGGCTCCGCCGAGACCCGCGCCGAGATCGAGACCCTCCTCGCGTTCCAGCAGAGCCGCACCCCCGCCGAAGTGGCCCGCGCCACCGCCGAGATCGACTACGATCCCGCCGCCTTCTTCAGCGGCGTCCTCGATCCCGCCTGGTTCAATGCGAAGACCCTCCCCCTCACCTTCGCCCTCCTGGAGGCGGTGAAGGCCGACTCGAAGAACGTCACAGCCCAGGGCAAGAGCCTGTGGAAGCGCCCCCGGCCGCCCCTGCAGGACAGCCGCCTCCATCCGGCCTGCCCCCTCCCCGACAGCGCCTCCTATCCCAGCAGCCATGCCGCCCTCGGGATCACCTGGGCGCGGATTCTTTCCGAGGCCCTTCCCGACCTGAAAAACACCCTGCTGGAACGGGGCACCCTCGCCGGAAAGGACCGGAACCTCCTCGGCGTCCACTTCCCCTCCGACGTCGCGGCGGGGCAAAAACTCGGCCTCGTCCTCGCCGACCGCTTCCTCGCCCTCCCCGCCTTCCAGGCCGACCTCGCCAAGGTGAAGACCGAGATCGAGGCCGCCCGTCCCCAGCCAATCCGGTAA